The DNA segment CATTGCTTTTGGGAATTTTGCCGGGCTACTGGCTGAGTCTGGCGCGAGCCGGAATTTTTCAGTTTCTCTAAATGGTGAAAATGCTCCAAAATATAAATGCCCGCCTTACGGCGGGCATTTTGCTTTGCTGTAATTCGGAAAATCAGGGAATATAATAACAGGGGGCCGGTCCGCTCTTATACAAATAGCTTATCAAGTATGACACGTCGATAATATTCGTGGCGCCATTACAATTAACATCGGCCGATGCTAAAGGAACGGGCGGCGGACCGCCGCGGTAGAGAAAATTGATGATATACGAGACATCCAAGATATTGATCGAACCATTGTTATTGGCGTCGCCGGCCATAACCAGGGGGACATGCTGCAGGAATCTTACGGCCTCGCCGGAAGCGACAATATTTGCCGGCGGATTGCCGTGCCCCACATAAGGCTCGGCGGCACATTCGGAATTATCCAGTCCTATAACAGCTGTACTATTGAGGCCGGTGGTACCGACATTATAGTACTGCATTAGGATATTCCCGTCTTTGGTCAGTATCAGCTCGAAAGTTGTAAGAGTATCTGTCATGGAATTGAAATTGCCCACCCGATACCATTCTATAATGACCGTATCATTAGTCGGGCTGTTATATCGATAGATATTTCCATGCCCCCGGTTCAAGGAGTCAATTGTCAAATCATTCCAGAAGGCGGCGACGAGAGTGGAGAAGGGCGCCCCCGGAATATCAAAGCCGCTGTAATATCCGGAGACATTGACTTCGGAATTAGTAAACGAAATGGCGCCGTTGATGCCGACATAATAGGAAGTGTAGGAAGTGTCATAGAAGCGGAAGGAAAACGGCAAAGCGAAGGGTCCGGCGCTACCGTCGTCAAGAGCCGCCCCGGGTTGCGCCGTATTGTAGAAACTTGGCTTGGGTATAATATTAGCGGGATTTATGATATCGTGCCAGAAATAAACCGGGCCGCCGGGATCATTGCTGGATAACGCCTCAAAAGTCGTGTCGGCAGTGCAAGGGACTTTTAAGAAGACAGGAATATAAGCGATGGAATCGAGGGACTGGCCCGATTGATTCCAGGCGATCTGCAAAATTCCCTTAAGGCCACTCAAACTGGGAGGCAAGGACGATGCATCAACCGTAATGGTTATATCGATTGAATCGGCAGGAGAGATTGTGCCCGATGCAGGCGAAGTTCTGAGCCAGTCAGGGCGCACCGCTTTGGCCAGGGAATCATTACCGGTTATCTGAAAATCAAGCGCATAGGTATTGGAGCGGTTGTAGAATTTTGCCGGAATATCAATACTGGTTCCGGAAATCACGCTGGTATCGATATAAATCGGGGCCGTATAAAGGGAAGGAGGAGTGGTTAAGGAAGGGATGGCGGCCGCCAGATTGGGGCGCGGGCCGATGTGCTGACTGGTAATACCCTGTTGCGGAGATCCCGTAGCATTTAGAATAGTTCTGACTATATCCGAAGTCAGAGGAACCCCGAAGTTGGCCTTATAATATCCCTGGAGACAGGCGATAGAACCGGTGACAATCGGTGATGCCGAAGAGGTTCCGCTGAAAGATGAGGTATAGTACTGATTAATAATGCCGGATCCATAGAGATCACCATAACCAGTAGTGTAAACGCCGGCTCCATATCCTTGGAGATTCACCCTCTGTCCGAAATTGGAGAAGGAAAGACGCGAGCGATCGGTTCCATAGGCGCCACTGGGAGGGGCGCCGGCTCCGGCCAGGATGGCATGTGAATTACGATAGGTTGTGTCGAATAAATGTCCGTAGATGGTTTGATCGTCAAAATATTCCGCGCCATTTCCAGCCGCTTCGACCACAATAATTCCCCTGGCCCAGGCGTACTGAACAATATCAAATACATCCTGCCAATATTCCATGCAGACATATCCCTTTTGATCCGAGCGAACCTGAAAATTATAATGGGGACCAGGAGCGTGCAATTCTATGAGAATCAGGTCTCCGGGATTGAGATTGTCAATGGCGGTCATGATTGCCGAGGCCAAATCGAGAGTTGCGACCGAAACCATTCCTACGTCAGCGCCATAGGCGATACCGGTTACCCCAAACCCGTTATTGGTGGCAATCATTTCTCCCAAAACGGCAGTACCATGGTCATCCGGGCCGCCCCCGCCAACTATTATTTTCCCCAGGGCTTGTCCCAGATCTTCATGGGTATCGTTCCAGCCAAATTCAATATCTATTATTTTGACACCGGCGCCGTCGCCGCCGGGCAGGGTATCGGCATATTTGGCATCAACGCCACCGGGGGCGGAAAATAGATAATCCTGATTGGGTTCGAAATCGGGCGTGAGCAAATTGATCGAGGCCGGCTCCGGGACCGGCTCCGGATAAGCCAGTTCGACTACATCAAGTTTATTCAAGGCATCGGCCAGTCGCGCGGCATTGGACGGATCAGTGACTTCAATTTTGTAATACAAATTTAAATCGGCCAACCGGCGGCGCGATGAAATTTCAAGGGCATCCTTTTGCCGATCCAGTCGGTCTTCAGATTGCGTCATCAGCCGCTTAACCTGACCGTTCATGAATGGCCCGAGAACGCTCTCGACGCCCTGAAGGGAGAGACCGGTACCGGAGATGAACTGGTTTTCTCTGAGACGAATATCAGAACCCTCTTTGAATTTTACGATTACCCCCGAGATTCTGGCATCCGGGGATACTTGAACAGACGAAACCTTAGCAGGGATCGGCCGCGGTTTCAAATTTATTCCGATATATGGGCCGGACTGACGATTGGCGAAAACAGCGGGATTAGAAATGATAATCAGAATTAAAAAGAATATAAATACTTGGGGCAAATAACGACGGGGCTGAATCATTATACCTCCGGTTTTTTCAATATATACGCCGGCAAATCCGGGCGGTTAGCCATTATGGCAGGTAACACGATATAATACAAATAAATATACCGGGAACGCTCTTTTTGTCAACATATTATCATTATCGGCGGGATATGATGCCTTTTTATATTTGTTTTGTCTGCGACCAAAGCGGATCGGCTTGGATTAACTCCCATTTAAAGATCACAATAAAGGAACTTTACAGGCTGAGGGGCTCTTGCCTGTTTAAAGGATAAAAATGGTTAAAATTTAATTGAATTTCAGACTTTTTCAAGGCGCAATTTGTCGCCGATATGGTCGATTTTCACCGGATATTTTCCTGAAAAACAGCTGACACAGAAGTTTTCGTGAGGCAATGAAGGCATCGAGAGCATGCCATCGATTGACAGATAACCTAAAGAATCAACTTCAAGGTATTCTTCTATCTCTTTGACAGTCTTGGAGGAAGCAATCAATTCCTGTCGGGTCGGCATGTCGATTCCAAAAAAGCAGGGAGATATAATTGGCGGCGACGAAACCCGGAAGTGAATCTCCTTGGCGCCTGCCGAGCGTATCAGTTTTACCAGTTTTTTGGATGTAGTACCTCTGACGATGGAATCATCGACCACGACAACACGTTTATCTTTCAGGACGCCTTTTACGGGGTTAAACTTGATTTTCACATCCAGATCACGGATCTGTTGTTCCGGATCGATAAATGTCCGGCCCACGTAATGATTACGGATTAGGCCGATTTCGAACTTAATTCCGGATTTCTCTGAAAATCCAAGGGCGGCAGTATTAGCGGAGTCCGGAATGGCGATGACAATGTCGGCATCGGCGGGATGTTCAATTGCCAATTGTCGTCCCAGCCGGCGGCGGACTTTGTCGACATTTTCGCCATACACCATCGAATCGGGACGGGCAAAATAGATATATTCAAAAATGCAGAATGAATGGCGGGCCCTTTTTTTCATATGAATGGATTTGAGACCATCGGAGTTGATTTCCAGAACCTCCCCTGGCTCGATTTCCCGAATATATCTGGCCCCGATAATATCAAAGGCACAGGTCTCCGAGGCAACGACATAACTGCCGTTGTGCTTGCCCAGGGATAATGGACGAAAACCGTAAGGATCACGCGCCGCGATAAGGGAATGATCGGTCAAAAAGACAAGAGAATATGATCCTTCTACCTCGCACAGTGCGTCGCAAATCCGATTCACCCAGGAGCGGCTTCGGGACAGGGCCACCAAATGAAGTATTATTTCGGTATCAGAAGTCGTTTGAAAGATGGAGCCCTCCTTTTCGAGATCGCGGCGGAGCCGGAATGAATTGGTGAGGTTTCCATTATGGGCGATGGCCAATTTTTGACTTCGGTTGGTTATCAAAAAGGGCTGAATATTGGTCAAGGACGACGCGCCGGTCGTGGAATAGCGGGTATGGCCGATGGCGATATTACCTTTAAGGCGGTCGATATATTTCTTATTGGCGAAGACATCGTTGACTTCCCCCATCCCCTTGTAGATATGCACCTGGCCATTGCCGGCGCTAACAATCCCGGCTGATTCCTGGCCGCGATGCTGAAGAGAGTATAGTCCAAAATAAGTAAGCTCTGATGCCCGGTTTGATCCGTAGAGGCCAAACACGCCGCAGTTATCATGAAGAAAATCCGATTCTATCATATCTTACGCCATCGAAAAGCCAAGAATCTAATCGGCTTTGGGGGGATTGTCAAGTCTCCTTTTAAGAGCCCTGACGAAATTGTGAAAACTCTTGCAGAGTTCATTTCCTGTCCAATTTAAAAACCGGGGCTTTATGACCCCGGATTCATAACTTATATATATATGCAATGACGGCTTAGGCCGAAAGTTCCCGAAATCTGCAGACTCTATTTGCTTATTGGCACAAAGGCATATATTTTGCGTGAGATTCTTTCCGAGGTAACTATGCCTGGCAACCCACCTGAAAAGAAAGCAATGCAGCAATTCGAAATCATGCGGGAGATAGCGCTCTCGGCCGCTTCGGGAGCGGATTTGAGCACCACGGCCGAAATGGCTCTTCGCGGAAGCGGCCAGTTGGTCGGATTATCAGGGGCCTCTCTTTTACTCTGGGACGACAATGATGCGCCTTTCTTGAATGTGACCTTTGCCGAAAACGAGCGTCAAAAAGCGCTATTGAAGGAGTTAGAGGAGGAACTATTTTCGGATCTCCGCAGGAGCCGCAAATTGGTATCGGCTTATTTGTCATTTGGGGGGCCGGAGCCGCTTTCGACCTTTACGCTTCCCATAAAAAAGGGGGATATGATTCTCGGGGCCGTCATCGGAGTTCAGCCGGGCAAGGGCACGCTGGTTAAAGAGGATTTTTTTCTGGAAGCATTGACCGCGGCGTTATCGGTGGCCATTCTGGCGTCCGGCATCGGGCCATCCGGTGACGAAGTCACAGCGCGTATCAGGAGGGAGCGATTGAACGCCATTGTCGAGACGGCCACGACTGTCAATCATGAAATAAATAATCCGCTGACGGCCGTACTGGGAAATATCCAACTGCTTTTGATGCGCGGCGATAAATTGGATGATGAATTAAGGAAAAAATTGAAAGCGGTGGAGGAATCGGCCCTGCGCATCAAGGAAGTAACCCAGAAGTTGATGAAGATAACTGAAGATAGAACGACCGAATATACCGATGGCATAAAAATGATTGATCTCTCCGAGGAGTCGGACAACTCCTCCTGATCCCTTCTTATCCCTACCTCACCCAGCAGGCCGGCCGCCATAGCCGGCCTTATTTTATGGACAATTGAGAGCCGGTCCGGATTTATAAAGGTATTTAATTAGACTGGATACATCCAGGATATTCAGATTCCCAGAATTGTTTACATCGGCGTTGTTTATATCGGCGGGCGCCGGTCCGTTTTTATATAAATAATTTATCAGAAATGAGATATCCAGAATATTAAGCAATCCGTCGGAATTTATATCCCCGCAACCGGCCGATACAGCGTTCCATCCGGAATTTCGGGCCAGAAGCCACCAGAAGACTTTGCCTTTTTGATAGCAATTGAAGCAGTGGGAGTGGGCGCAATCGCCACAGGAAGGGCAAGTATGACTCGCGCACCAGTTGTAGCACCATTCACAAGCGTCAGTTCCGTCAGGATAGTAGCCGCCATCAGGATCGAAGCTTTCTATATCCGCAAAATCAAACAGGATTTTATCGTGCTCAAGACAATACTGGCGGATTTGATTATTCCGCAAATGGAGATTTCCATCGATGCCGGAGCCGTCAAGATGACCGGTCATATATATAAAAATTACATTTGGAAATTCCTGCTCCAGCTGAGCGAAGGCATCCAAATAGACGCCAATATTTGCTTCGGAAGTCCACGAGACGCCGCCGCACCATGACCAGACGACCATGTTTATTTCATTTCCAGGCTGATTTAAAACATCGCGAGTAATTGGAACCCAGGAAGTGTCGCCGTCGGCACCCAGATCGTCGCCGTATTCAGAAATGGCAAGAGTCCCATCGCCGTTGTTGAAATCATAAATAGGATTCTCGTCACGTAACATTGACATACCGGTTATAATCTGACTGCCATGCGAGGTATGTCCGTAAAATATATTAAATTCCGTTTTGACTTGATTCAACACCGAATCGGGAATGAGGTTAAATTCACCAATCACTGAGTGATCAGCAATTATAGTTGCCTCCGAAAAGTTAAATATTAAAAGCGTTGTGAAGTATAATAGGGTAATTGAAAAAACCTTTGCCATACCAAACAATCCTCCCCAGGGGGGAATCCCTGTTAATCTTGG comes from the Candidatus Zixiibacteriota bacterium genome and includes:
- a CDS encoding putative Histidine kinase a protein (Evidence 3 : Putative function from multiple computational evidences), which translates into the protein MPGNPPEKKAMQQFEIMREIALSAASGADLSTTAEMALRGSGQLVGLSGASLLLWDDNDAPFLNVTFAENERQKALLKELEEELFSDLRRSRKLVSAYLSFGGPEPLSTFTLPIKKGDMILGAVIGVQPGKGTLVKEDFFLEALTAALSVAILASGIGPSGDEVTARIRRERLNAIVETATTVNHEINNPLTAVLGNIQLLLMRGDKLDDELRKKLKAVEESALRIKEVTQKLMKITEDRTTEYTDGIKMIDLSEESDNSS
- a CDS encoding Serine protease, subtilase family (modular protein); its protein translation is MIQPRRYLPQVFIFFLILIIISNPAVFANRQSGPYIGINLKPRPIPAKVSSVQVSPDARISGVIVKFKEGSDIRLRENQFISGTGLSLQGVESVLGPFMNGQVKRLMTQSEDRLDRQKDALEISSRRRLADLNLYYKIEVTDPSNAARLADALNKLDVVELAYPEPVPEPASINLLTPDFEPNQDYLFSAPGGVDAKYADTLPGGDGAGVKIIDIEFGWNDTHEDLGQALGKIIVGGGGPDDHGTAVLGEMIATNNGFGVTGIAYGADVGMVSVATLDLASAIMTAIDNLNPGDLILIELHAPGPHYNFQVRSDQKGYVCMEYWQDVFDIVQYAWARGIIVVEAAGNGAEYFDDQTIYGHLFDTTYRNSHAILAGAGAPPSGAYGTDRSRLSFSNFGQRVNLQGYGAGVYTTGYGDLYGSGIINQYYTSSFSGTSSASPIVTGSIACLQGYYKANFGVPLTSDIVRTILNATGSPQQGITSQHIGPRPNLAAAIPSLTTPPSLYTAPIYIDTSVISGTSIDIPAKFYNRSNTYALDFQITGNDSLAKAVRPDWLRTSPASGTISPADSIDITITVDASSLPPSLSGLKGILQIAWNQSGQSLDSIAYIPVFLKVPCTADTTFEALSSNDPGGPVYFWHDIINPANIIPKPSFYNTAQPGAALDDGSAGPFALPFSFRFYDTSYTSYYVGINGAISFTNSEVNVSGYYSGFDIPGAPFSTLVAAFWNDLTIDSLNRGHGNIYRYNSPTNDTVIIEWYRVGNFNSMTDTLTTFELILTKDGNILMQYYNVGTTGLNSTAVIGLDNSECAAEPYVGHGNPPANIVASGEAVRFLQHVPLVMAGDANNNGSINILDVSYIINFLYRGGPPPVPLASADVNCNGATNIIDVSYLISYLYKSGPAPCYYIP
- the purF gene encoding Amidophosphoribosyltransferase, with product MIESDFLHDNCGVFGLYGSNRASELTYFGLYSLQHRGQESAGIVSAGNGQVHIYKGMGEVNDVFANKKYIDRLKGNIAIGHTRYSTTGASSLTNIQPFLITNRSQKLAIAHNGNLTNSFRLRRDLEKEGSIFQTTSDTEIILHLVALSRSRSWVNRICDALCEVEGSYSLVFLTDHSLIAARDPYGFRPLSLGKHNGSYVVASETCAFDIIGARYIREIEPGEVLEINSDGLKSIHMKKRARHSFCIFEYIYFARPDSMVYGENVDKVRRRLGRQLAIEHPADADIVIAIPDSANTAALGFSEKSGIKFEIGLIRNHYVGRTFIDPEQQIRDLDVKIKFNPVKGVLKDKRVVVVDDSIVRGTTSKKLVKLIRSAGAKEIHFRVSSPPIISPCFFGIDMPTRQELIASSKTVKEIEEYLEVDSLGYLSIDGMLSMPSLPHENFCVSCFSGKYPVKIDHIGDKLRLEKV
- a CDS encoding conserved hypothetical protein (Evidence 4 : Unknown function but conserved in other organisms) — translated: MAKVFSITLLYFTTLLIFNFSEATIIADHSVIGEFNLIPDSVLNQVKTEFNIFYGHTSHGSQIITGMSMLRDENPIYDFNNGDGTLAISEYGDDLGADGDTSWVPITRDVLNQPGNEINMVVWSWCGGVSWTSEANIGVYLDAFAQLEQEFPNVIFIYMTGHLDGSGIDGNLHLRNNQIRQYCLEHDKILFDFADIESFDPDGGYYPDGTDACEWCYNWCASHTCPSCGDCAHSHCFNCYQKGKVFWWLLARNSGWNAVSAGCGDINSDGLLNILDISFLINYLYKNGPAPADINNADVNNSGNLNILDVSSLIKYLYKSGPALNCP